Part of the Plasmodium vinckei vinckei genome assembly, chromosome: PVVCY_13 genome, catataatatattcattttttgtatattataagtACCGTTTTCGTCCAAAAAAACGAAAGAAAAGTTTTTTAATAGTGCTTTATTTTGGCACGACTTTACAggatttaataatttagttaataatattaggtctgaaaaaaagaaagaaatgaaatatataaaatttatctttttttttattaatagataaataaaactataAAATTCACAACTGAGATAAATAACACTACCCTTTTTTGGCCCTGCAATACTAGATGTTCCTGTATCAATTACAGCATCGCAATATCCTCCTAATGAATGTAAAATTAgagataaataaatatcgcaaaaaaaataaaacataaatatatatatttatttatatttcttatcTTTTCATTAACCTATATTCCCTGAGCATACTTCCAAAAATAAGCCATTAACTTTTATCCCTgtctatattttcaatattacattttgaatatatagaatgatgttttattttatccttttttattatatttctataataataatttttatcttaCCATTTTTATGGTCCAATACTTTTTAGACGACACATCAAACCAATCTATATTCGAGTTCGGCGCAATATATcttcaaaaataattaatattatatgcatatgcatGTATAGCTATGgtcatgtatatattttattttttaagaagGTCGATTTTAtgcatgcatatatgtGAACAGCATCTTTCCGTTTTCTCTTACTTTTTGTCATATCCACCAAATGTAATTGCCCCATTATCATCAACGCTTTTAGGATAGTAAATagagaaaatatttttttgagaaCTATTCTTTGGTATATTGTCGTATATTagttcttttctttttatatccTCTGAAATGCCTAATCCAAATAGTCCATCAAATTctgaaacaaaaaaaaataaaaaaaaataaaatcaatggatattttatatctacatatttatgttttcaaaattaaaataaagcaATGTCTATtctgtttatttatttttttacgcATATCAGAAAAAGGGTCATCGGACATATAATTTGCTATTCCAAACTCCTGATTTCTCACTCTAACAatttacatatacatatatatatatttatatatatttatatttattttgttttgagCCTTTATGtatttcaaataatttacttAATACTTCCTAGGTGTATATCATCGGTAGCATATGCAATTTGCACTTTGCCCgttccaaaaaaaatattcaccGGATTCTTTTGGGAGGATattctataatttttagatatattatggtcatacttttttttattataacaaGCTTTTGCGtaacaattttttgaaGGAATCCATAAATTTGTACTAcctaaaatattatatgatattATAGCATTTAAATAGTTGTAAATATCCATCAAAGCAGCATGTAATTATGTACACATATAGATGAATACGTGATGAAAATACGTtcgttttctttttatttatatattttataattttcactttttgtGTTTTTAACCAGTGTCAAACAAAACCTTAAACGGCTGAGGAGGATTACCAATGCTTATTTCCCCAATAAATCTtttaaaatcaaaaaacaAGCATACCCATTTGTGGAATATAagaaatgatatatatataagtgtAATACAAACCCTCTAAACCAGGTTCGAATATTCTTAACTATTAAACAAGTTTACTGaaattacaaataaatataaatatgtaaaataataatatgtatatttttactgtCTATTAATGTAACCTCCtttcaatattattgttgaaactcctttattattataattttgaaaataaatttatatagttattttttttaagataaattattatatacattaatttttttatgggGCAAAtcgaattatatttatacgcTTTTGGTGAATCTACCTGGTTTGCTATATCGAGATACCCGTAAATTCTCGGTTAACGACTTTACAAGAACAAtgaaatttaaaattaaaaataaaagaaagataaaaaatatattcattttgaataattttatttaaaaaatctgTAATTGCAAATAAGAATTTCGAACTGTCTACACACATGTGATTTcctatttaaaaacaaaaacataATAGATAGCACAATAGAAAGCTATGACAAATACAATCACAATAATAAGAATTcgttaataatataaactaAAATTCTGTAGAACAATCAAATGTTTCCCTTTCCTGtgttaaatatttcttatttcattcatgatttaaaatacataaaattatcatGGTATAATACATCAtttcatatgtatatacacattCCCCCTTAAATagtaatttatttgaaccagtaaaataacataagatgctttatatatttttttattttctttaaataaattaacatttttctatattaatacataatcattttttaattagtTTAACCATGATTTAAAAGACATACCAAAATAATTGTTTTCCCATATGATAGATAATAACTAAATAAATCAATTATGAAATTTCCAATAACcttaaatttattagaagcatattcataaaaaaaaaaataaataacaataatattatagagGAAAAACCattttatatcatcataGGCATAATCTCTCTATACATACcatgtgtatataaatatgtaaaatgtatagagttatttttataatttcatatatatcgAACATTAAAGCATAGTTTTctttgtaatatatttttaactcTTTTCCAAACCCACATTATATctcaataaaataatttttttaattattttcccCCTCTCTATGCACATTTAAATCGTAAAactttgtaaaaaattataagaaaattttaattattttttaaattatatacttttatgtattcctcattttttacatggcctttttttaattacaatttttatcgAAATCTAGAAAATTTCCTATttcaatttgtttatatatattttttttttattaagaaaaaaaattttaagcGTGTCTAATGGTTATAAaccttaaaaataatatattctcTCTCCGCATtggaattaaaaatttttttttatgcattacgtacaatttttataaattttaaagtttataaaatataaaattcttACATTTTGTAAGAACAAAAATTTCGATACTTCTTTTTCAGTTATTTTTACATGAAAAaagtaaagaaaaaatgacgagaatgaagaagaaaaaaatatatgtatattaatataatagtgCGTTTTTCTAAttacaatatttataatactaGTTGAAATTAATACTTCTACATATGCAAGCTATATAATAGCAATTGGCTATTATAGGCTATAAGCATTTATCTATTCTTCAAGTAggatttacaaaattaatttcggtatttattatttcttttcgTCGTGTATGTTTTCatgcaatatatatatgcatgtctGCCTgtgttcatatttattactgGCTTATTTAAATGTCCTTACAATAGCTATTTGCATACTATATGATGTTTTATCATTTACACATTTTAACTTATGTTCTATTTTTGTCgaaagataaaaattttcttcaattcatttattgttccataaattttattagataatatatataattatatttcttaatatatgaaaacaATGTTATTGCACATGTACGTTTATACACACCTCTAACAAAGCTGATAATATATTGGAAACCCAAAacatgtaaaataaaaattagatGCTTTTTCCTCGATCGTTATTCTGGTCTATAAATTCGTTGtgatcatttttttataaaaagaaaaattcaaaatgtCCGAGGAAATTAGTGACGACTTTATACGATCATGGATAGAGAacaaaatttgtttatcGAAATATAGCTTTGATAGTATCTGGAACGatgattataataaaatagttcACAATTGGATTTTCAATGCTAGctctaaaatattatatatttatataccaGATTGTGATCCCATAAAGCTAAGCTTCTCTTTTGACGTAcctaaagaaataatagaTGAGTCAATTAATGAGTACATAATATTTCTAAAGCTcaatactaaaaaaataacatatgataatattgataatgtaattttgtataataaagtaaaatgcaatataaaagaaaatattttaaatttaatggaTAGAGTATTTATCCCATTACTAGacatgaaaaataaatcttcAATAATCATACAAAATGATTTTAATATGACCACTATAGAATTTATGGCATATATAACACAGTTATTTGCCAAAAATAAACTAATTTACTATCCAAAAATCGAAGCGGATGATATCCAAAATTCTGGAGCCGATAAAAGTTATGTTCAGATATTCGAAAGGTTGTTGAACCATTGGATAAACGACatccaaaaaatatttaaaaatgtaaaatatttaacataaaaaaatatataattgcaAACATGGTGTAGATCCATTGGATTTCCATTGAATAcacaaacatatattttgtaacgtataataacaattttgATATCAccataaaatgtattatcattttttttgttttttagtgaataataaaatattattagttTAATAATACATCATTAATAACACatgtatatgcattattCGTAAGGTCTTATATTGATCCTAATGCGACAGTTTATGCACGTAGATAATTTTACGTAGTCATTATGAAAATTGGGGCATAAAAACatagttttatttataatagtaTTAAAGATTTTTAGTatagtatttttaaatatttgtatctTTTTAATGATAATTGAGAAAATTTaactttataatatttataaatagataatataaaacatattttataatttcgcaatagatatattaaaaaagtaaaagtATAACCATAGGCATAGGCATATGAAACTATAGTATCATTGGAAAATGCATTTaagttttaaaattgtgTTCAATGGATTTGCAtctatgtatatatttttacttatttatGCGTATTTCATTCTCTGTTTTTCTCTCATTTGTCTATTCCCCATGAAATTACCTAAATTCTTACCTATACGTATTTcgatttttaaattatgcaGATTTGTATTAAAGAACTAAATTACATGACATTGTGTGAATATATGTCAGATGCAGaagaaaaacataatattttaaaagatcTTTTGGAGGAAgtaaattttgaaattgTGAATAACatcttaatttttttggaaaaaaatgattgcGCTAATGTCAAAAAGTATAACGCATTAATAGACAGCATTAAAAAGGAATGTGAcgaattaaaagaaaaattaaaagcattaaaaatgttaaaagaGCCTTTCAGTAATTTTGACGATAATATATCTACAGAAaacatttatatcattttacCTATAGTTGTAAATAGATTAAAATTGATTTTCCAATATTctaaatattacaaaaattccgataaaataaataatttaataacacttttattaaatgaattcattaaaaaattgcaaaattatattgatttatcaaaaatatatacaaaagaTGTTAAAGAATTGTCAAAAACATTGGACGAATGCATAAATTTTGTCTCTTATTGGGATTATCTAATAAACATTTCTTTCAGGAACTCCCCGGAAAATTGCAAAACATTTGATTCTATCCTGCAACCTACGAATCTTTCTAATGTAATAcctttttatttgcttGCATATGCATTAATTCATTTATCAACGATTATTTTTACCTGTTAAAATGTTgtaatatatgttataaatatatttttaatgtgtTTTCTTCTCTTTATTGATTTTCCATTTTCGTTTAAGCAGATCATATCATTCAAGAATAAATGCATAGACCTAAAGGAGATATGCTGTGCGTGTGAtcaatttttgttttcgaTTACAGaagaagatataaaaacatttagCTATGAGCattatcatataattaaaaaggggtttgatgatataaaatcgacattttttaatgaacTAATTAGGATAcgtaaattaaattatgaaatattaagTATTAAGCATAATGAATGGAATGATGATTTTAAAAAGACTAAAGAATTGATAAAAGTTTTAGaaagtatttttataaatttaattaaaatatcattTGAAAATTGTAGTAACATtgaatatacaatttttttatttgataaattttatacattaGCTATAACTGAAAATATCAAATCatttatgaataaaaaatcgaTAGACATATGGTGGTGCTTTATTAACTATATTGATTCATATTcgaaatattttaacaaCTTTTTGGACAATCctcttatttatttttcatacaATATCAGATATGAATATCATTCTTCTTGTATTATGTTTGCTAAAAATATCAGCCTAAAATTACATAAGATTTTCGAAAAGTTAACCaacttatattatatgcctatagttaaagaaaaagaaatagcttatgaaaaatatttgaatacTCAAAATTCgattaatacatatataaaacaaattaatagtATGTGGgtaaatgaattaaaagcTATTTcagctaaaaaaaataattctttaGTTAATACACTATTAGATAATTCGattttaacaaaaataaaagacaaATACCTtgaaaatacatataatgtagaaattaaaaaagtacTTTCTGAAGTCAACTTTTGgcttaaaataaaagatgaacatatatttttaccaAATGTAATTAACGAAATATCATTTCATGAAGATAGATTAAAAATATCTAAAGAATATGTAAATAGATTAGTACGGAATTATAATGCTATTTGTTTGATGCTAAATAATGatcaatataaaatatttgaatttattttaaaaaatatatataataatattgaaaatactttatttaaatttaactGGAATAAAGACAGTATAAAACTAAATGTTTTATTCAGCTTACTTAAtgaatgtataaatattaaaacagTCATTGCagcatttaaaaaacatgacgaacaaattaaagaaatattaaatgaGATCGAACACATTTCTATTATTTCAATAGATGACAAAAGAACATATACACCTGATGAATTTGAAgaagaacaaaatattaatattgaaTCTATTCGAAGTATATTAAGAGATAAACAtactaatattataaaaatattaaaagaaatgcttttatatattgaaaaatattctgGAAAAAGTCtaaattcatttaaaaGTTACATAGTAaatgttgaaaaaattttccagaaaaaatattttatatctgTTAAAGTTTctctatataattattataaattattgaCTGATAAAATTAGTAACGATGCAGTCGAGAATTATCCATTATTTAGAATATATgttaaaatgaataaaaataaagaacttatatatgattttcTACATCACCCTTCTAAAAATTTGACCGATggaatatacaaaaaagcCTCAGATATGTTCTACAATTTTCCCCAATTTACAAAGgttatattcaaaaatagACAAAATCAAATCAAGAAAAAATTGGCCTTTGTATTCAGTACAACCaatattaatgataaaGATGGTGCAAATTTGACTCAAGAAAATACACTTAAGAAAAATGATAGTAATAACCAATGTATTAAATTGTTAaaccaaataaatattatatataataactttATGGAAAAACtaaaggaaaaaattaagtggttaaaatattataatttgaaaCTTTTAAATTTGAATGAAAAGGAGTTACttcataatttatacaCATCTGAAGATactatgaaatatatttataatcaaataaatatatttaaaaacttGGAGGAAACTATCGAGCAAGATATAGATAAGGTGAgtctataaaaaaatataaattaaagcTTGAAAACAGTcatatattgttatatatttaatttattttcttcttattaagaaataaaaaaataaatgatttattttttactttttttgtaaCCCTTTTTAGGAAGTAATTTTGTTCATTGAAATTAATTTGAGTATATTGAAAGAGGAATTGCTGTCcgattttaaaaaatataaagaattgTTCTTAGACTATATCAAtacaaaatgtaaaaaaaaactcgAAGAATTATATTgcttttttaaagaaaacaGTACAAATCTTTTAAAAACACCTACAGATATAAATAGCCTCAAAGAACATAATTCTCTATTGGAATATTGTAATAACAATTATgaacaaaacaaaaaagatTTAGATAAACTTGAAGaagattatttaaaattgatTGAATTAAAAGGAGAATTGAATGAAGAtgaaataatgaaattaaaaacatcatcaatattatcaaataaatttgaagTGTTACTTAAAGAAAGTAAAACAATGTATTTAGACACTAAAGAGAAgatgaaaaatgaaattaaaaacttGTATAAcgaatttaataaattgtggcaaaagaaaaaaactattttttacaaagaAATTCCTATAAGTATACAAAACAATCCTAATGATGCTTTAGAAAtgattaaattttatgagAAAGAACTAgtaaatattaaacaaattCAGGACggtttaaaaaacaaaataatcttatttaatattgatGATGTTTGTGATGAACAAATAAGGGATATGGAAATAGATTTATgtcatttaaaatatatgtggGAAATGATTAAATTTTGGAGAataatttttgattttattaaaaatgttaatatattttatttatatgatatattaaatgattTGATAATAGcaataaaagaatatataaagaaaaatttgaCCGAAACATTGTCGTTTTTagaggaaaaaaataaaatgaatcaaAGTTTAGATATGtctaatatgcatataaatactAAATTGGATGGAGAAGAATTTACCATTAACCAAAACAGTATATCAAGTGTAGAagggaataaaaatactgATACAAATCCAGATGAAAATAGTTTAAACAACAAGCTTAGTATGAGagatacaaaaaatttaaacataaagatatttttaaatcaatTAAAAACTCATTTTGTCGACATTTTTGAGCagtttttaataaatatgaaaatacgAAACAATTGGGAAATATacaaagaattaaaaaataatgtaggaaaactaaaattttcattaatactTGTAGAAATATTAACTGATGAATGCATAAAATTTAGACACTTTAAAGAGATTGagttaaaaacaaatgtgCAATGgacattaaataatatcacGATAAATGACATTGTTGAacataaattatacaaagaaataaaatttattacaatattatataacaaCGCAGAAAAGGAATTATtcatagaaaataatttgaaaaaaatagtaaataagtataaaaatatgagaCTATGTATTAGTAATTACAActcttcttttttaataaaagacACAGATAAGATAttcaataatattaacgaagatatattcttattaaataacataaaaatttataattttgatattaattttttaaaaaagacaGAAAAATGGGAAGGTATACTTGGAAACTTATACGACAATTtagaaataatatgttttatacaaaacaaaaatgaatatttaaagtATGTTTTATCATCTTCGGGATCAATGAAaccatatttaaaaaatatatatgaacaaTATAACATATGCAATCAAAAATATGTCAAAGCGATTAAAAGTTTTGATAATTCTTATATTTtagataaaattaataacaaTGCTAATATACAAATGTTTTTACAAATACATAAGCAATTAAATTTGATTGAAAAATCATTGGAAAGTTATTtggaaagaaaaaaaagttcaTTTCCGagattatattttttgtccaataaagaaattttaGAGATATTgggtatatataaagatcCAAtgctattaaaaaaaaaaatacaaaaattatttttctcgATTTATTCTATAGAATTTGTTCccttagaaaaaaaaaaaaaaaatttacaaataagTTCCTCTAAACCGCTTATGATCGTCAATATTAATGAGGGCAACAAAAATATCCATAATTTGGGTACAAACGAAAAACTCATAAAAAACGATAATACACATTATTTggaaaatcaaaataataattctgGTGTAGAcaattgtaataatatgtGTTACTTCTCCAATtatgatatttatatttattctcaatgtaatgaaaaaattaaactgcagaaaaaaatgtcatTAAACTGTGATTCATCAACtgttatattaaataagcttgaagaaaatatatatgaaactctcaaaattaatttagTCAATGTACAGACAGAATTAAAAGgaaacaatttaaaaaattggatCTTAAATAATCCACAACAATTAGTATTAGCTAGCAAGtgtattaattttacaaatGATTATGAATATTCTCTTATGCAAATTCAAAAGGGTTctcatatttttgtaaatcaaatgaaaaaagaaaataataaagaattgttatttttatcagaTCTTATAAAAACggtaaaagataaaaaaaattatattaaaattagtGCTTTGATATTATTGGAAAGTTATTATAAAGATGTTgcagaaaaattatttaaaaacaaaatggaGTGTAATGATAATTTTCTATGGCTATGCCAAAttaagtatatattaacCGAAGATTTAGAGAATAACTATTTGGCTTCTCAAAAGGGATTATCCCGAACCGATATGCCCGATCAAcatggaaatatatttgcagGCAATCAAACAAAGAATAATtccaaaataaataatattaaaaatgagtTAGATAGGGATATAgtaaatggaaaatatataaatagaaGGGGAACAACCGATCCGACTACTTCCTCTAGTGTTTATTCCTCTGGTAAAAAGAATAATGAAGATTTGTCTGTCAACgaaaaattatcaaataCTAAGCACGATGCTTTTATTAGGAAAGACACTACAAAAAAGGCAAGAATTAgcaatgtaaataaaaatgtaataggaaataacaataatagcCAAGCtaaaaagataaattttGCGGGAAAAGATTCAAGTAAAATTTTGAATGAAAAAGGGAATACATGTTGCAAAACTGAAGAAGTAAATTCCATTAAAAAACAGGAAAATGAATGCAAAAATAATGAGGAAAACGATCAATATTTAGATGTGTtagaaaaagaatatatcaAAACTGATGAAATGGAAGGAGAAGACGAATATGAAGAAGTATATGAATGTGAAGAAGTAAACGAATCAGAAtcacaaaaaaacaatgaTTTAGACAAACTAGAAGATGATGCAAATGAAGAAACAGAAAAagatttgaattatttagaaataaatgaaaatgatgataatttttcagAAAATGCTGAAATGAAagagaataaaatattaacaaaaaacaaaaggCCAGTAAGcgacaa contains:
- a CDS encoding plasmepsin VIII, putative; amino-acid sequence: MNIFFIFLLFLILNFIVLVKSLTENLRVSRYSKPGVSTIILKGGYINRQFIGEISIGNPPQPFKVLFDTGSTNLWIPSKNCYAKACYNKKKYDHNISKNYRISSQKNPVNIFFGTGKVQIAYATDDIHLGSIKVRNQEFGIANYMSDDPFSDMQFDGLFGLGISEDIKRKELIYDNIPKNSSQKNIFSIYYPKSVDDNGAITFGGYDKKYIAPNSNIDWFDVSSKKYWTIKMTGIKVNGLFLEVCSGNIGGYCDAVIDTGTSSIAGPKKDLILLTKLLNPVKSCQNKALLKNFSFVFLDENGVEKEYELTSNDYIVNSFKVDPILKTPCNFAFMPINISSSNGYLYILGQIFLQKYYAIFEKDNMRIGINAP
- a CDS encoding dynein beta chain, putative, with translation MSEEISDDFIRSWIENKICLSKYSFDSIWNDDYNKIVHNWIFNASSKILYIYIPDCDPIKLSFSFDVPKEIIDESINEYIIFLKLNTKKITYDNIDNVILYNKVKCNIKENILNLMDRVFIPLLDMKNKSSIIIQNDFNMTTIEFMAYITQLFAKNKLIYYPKIEADDIQNSGADKSYVQIFERLLNHWINDIQKIFKNVKYLT